A genomic region of Antennarius striatus isolate MH-2024 chromosome 2, ASM4005453v1, whole genome shotgun sequence contains the following coding sequences:
- the dhh gene encoding desert hedgehog protein, with product MKQSWWARLAQLSLLVVWTCLWPVQGCGPGPGYGIRPRHRKLTAMHYKQFFPNFSENNLGASGRAEGKITRNSERFNELVCNYNPDIVFKDEENTNADRFMTKRCKDCLNRLAIAVMNQWPGVHLRVTEAWDEDGHHPAGSLHYEGRAVDITTDDRETDKYGLLAQLAVEAGFDWVHYESKYHIHCSVKADHSVAVEKGGCFPGWSQVTVAGGAQKSLSTLAPGERVMALSGTGQVVFSQVISFLHWDQESRSTFLSLETEDGQKLAVTPHHLVFLAPRCRLNGSDYQARFASRAKTGDCVFIHTTEGQVLPSRIISVSVEESVGVYAPLTEAGTVFVDGVLASSYALVEDHKLAHWAFGPLRLLSSFNQVLWGLTKAQQSNESETSCTKKPLFWSISAPKDKACVYMKNDLLDKTDVEPLMREMKTYSLQRQTSVVHWYARLLYRFGSIFLDANSFHP from the exons ATGAAGCAGTCCTGGTGGGCCCGCCTGGCACAGCTCAGCCTTCTTGTTGTGTGGACCTGCTTATGGCCGGTCCAGGGATGCGGACCAGGCCCGGGGTACGGCATCCGTCCCAGGCACAGGAAACTCACAGCCATGCACTACAAGCAGTTCTTCCCCAACTTCTCAGAAAACAACCTTGGTGCCAGTGGCAGAGCAGAGGGCAAGATCACACGCAACTCTGAGCGCTTCAATGAACTTGTGTGCAACTACAACCCGGACATTGTCTTCAAGGATGAGGAGAACACCAACGCAGACCGCTTCATGACTAAG AGATGCAAGGACTGTTTGAACAGACTGGCTATCGCAGTGATGAATCAATGGCCAGGGGTGCACTTACGTGTGACAGAGGCCTGGGATGAGGATGGTCACCATCCTGCTGGCTCTCTGCACTATGAAGGCCGGGCCGTGGATATAACCACCGatgacagagaaacagacaagTATGGACTTCTAGCCCAGCTGGCAGTGGAAGCTGGCTTTGACTGGGTCCACTATGAATCCAAATATCACATCCACTGCTCAGTAAAGGCTG ATCACTCTGTTGCAGTGGAAAAAGGTGGCTGTTTCCCTGGCTGGTCCCAGGTGACTGTTGCTGGAGGAGCGCAGAAGAGCTTGTCGACACTAGCTCCTGGGGAAAGAGTTATGGCCCTGTCTGGGACAGGCCAAGTTGTATTTAGCCAAGTTATATCGTTTCTCCATTGGGACCAAGAAAGTCGGTCTACTTTTCTGTCTCTGGAGACAGAAGATGGCCAAAAATTGGCTGTTACACCACATCACTTGGTCTTTTTAGCTCCCCGGTGCAGACTCAATGGCAGTGACTACCAGGCTCGGTTTGCTAGCAGAGCCAAAACGGGAGACTGTGTTTTTATCCATACCACAGAAGGTCAAGTCCTTCCATCTCGAATCATCTCAGTTTCAGTAGAGGAGAGTGTGGGAGTGTATGCACCCTTGACGGAAGCTGGAACTGTGTTTGTTGATGGAGTGCTAGCATCCAGCTACGCACTTGTCGAGGACCACAAACTTGCGCACTGGGCGTTTGGACCTTTGAGACTCCTGTCCTCATTCAACCAGGTACTTTGGGGGTTGACAAAAGCACAGCAGTCAAATGAAAGTGAAACTTCTTGTACTAAGAAGCCATTGTTCTGGAGCATTTCAGCCCCAAAGGACAAAGCATGTGTATATATGAAAAATGACCTTCTGGACAAAACAGACGTTGAACCTCTGATGAGGGAAATGAAAACGTACTCCCTGCAAAGACAGACATCAGTTGTACACTGGTATGCTAGACTACTTTACAGATTTGGATCTATCTTTTTAGATGCCAACTCATTTCACCCTTAA
- the lmbr1l gene encoding limb region 1 homolog-like protein isoform X1: METDDVSVREQLFHNRVRETIICVLLFTCLYIVSYLILTHFKKAAEFVTDDIEDATVNKIALWLCTFTLSVAVCAVLLLPISILSNEVLLTFPQSYYMQWLNGSLIHGLWNLVFLFSNLSLVFLMPFTYFFTESEGFAGSKKGVMARVYEAVVLLLLLALLVLGIVWVASAILHDNVARKSLYDLWEYYLPYLYSGISLFGTVLLLLCTPFGLSRMFSVTGSLLVKPRLLEDVEDILSCTSFEEDSLYRKLNTGRTSCWVKLNVEAMKKDYQTVQSKRIALETRRKASAWQRNLGYPLVMLVLLALTVMCVLMVCFNVLELLLDEAALPRGMEDPHLGMASFSMFGSLGAAVQVVLILYLMVSSLVGFYSSPVFTGLLPRAKDTNVTQIIANCMSLLILSSALPVFSRTLGITRFDLLGDFGRYNWLGNFYIVFLYNMLFAGLTSASLIKTVTWAVQRELIRAFGLHKLPLTVSRSAVPFRLLLASGLSKIQ, from the exons ATGGAAACGGACGACGTGTCGGTTAGAGAGCAACTTTTCCACAACCGCGTCAGGGAGACAATC ATTTGCGTGCTCCTGTTTACATGCCTTTACATCGTGTCCTACCTCATACTTACCCATTTTAAGAAAGCAGCAGAGTTTGTCACAG aTGATATTGAAGATGCCACAGTCAACAAAATTGC gCTCTGGTTGTGTACATTCACCCTGTCTGTTGCAGTGTGTGCTGTGCTCCTTCTCCCAATCTCTATTCTGTCCAATGAGGTGTTGCTCACCTTCCCACAGAGCTACTACATGCAGTGGCTCAATGGATCTCTTATCCATG GCCTGTGGaatcttgttttccttttctccaATCTGTCCTTGGTCTTCCTCATGCCGTTCACCTACTTCTTCACAGAGTCAGAGGGTTTTGCAGGGTCAAAAAAg ggGGTTATGGCACGAGTATATGAAGCAGTAGTGCTGCTGTTACTGCTGGCGCTTCTTGTTCTGGGCATTGTGTGGGTGGCGTCAGCTATCCTCCACGACAATGTAGCCAGAAAGAGCCTCTACG ACCTGTGGGAGTATTACCTTCCATACTTGTACTCTGGCATTTCTCTCTTTGGAACGGTGCTGCTTTTAT TGTGCACTCCCTTTGGGTTATCCCGAATGTTTAGTGTAACCGGCAGTTTATTGGTCAAACCACGG CTGTTGGAAGATGTAGAAGATATTTTAAGCTGCACCTCATTTGAGGAAGACTCACTTTACAGGAAACTGAACA CTGGCAGGACATCATGCTGGGTCAAGCTGAATGTGGAGGCGATGAAAAAAGATTACCAAACAGTTCAGAGCAAGCGAATCGCTCTCG AAACACGTAGGAAAGCCTCTGCCTGGCAGAGAAACTTGGGATATCCACTGGTCATGCTCGTGCTCCTTGCACTGACG GTGATGTGTGTCCTGATGGTCTGTTTCAATGTGTTGGAGCTTCTCCTGGATGAGGCTGCTTTGCCCAGGGGAATGGAG GACCCTCACCTGGGAATGGCTTCCTTTTCCATGTTTGGCTCACTGGGGGCTGCAGTTCAAGTCGTCCTCATTCT CTACCTGATGGTGTCCTCATTGGTGGGCTTTTACAGTTCCCCCGTCTTCACTGGCCTCCTCCCTCGTGCAAAGGACACCAACGTCACACAA ATTATTGCAAACTGCATGTCACTGCTTATCCTGAGCTCAGCACTGCCAGTATTTTCACGCACGCTTG GAATCACCCGCTTCGATCTGCTGGGAGATTTTGGACGGTATAACTGGCTTGGAAATTTCTACATTGTCTTCCTGTATAACATGCTGTTTGCTGGCCTCACCTCTGCCTCCCTGATCAAGACAGTCACCTGGGCAGTACAGAGAGAGCTCATTCGTGCCTTTG gTCTCCACAAGCTGCCTTTAACCGTGTCACGCTCTGCAGTCCCCTTTAGACTCCTGCTGGCCAGCGGACTGTCTAAAATCCAGTGA
- the lmbr1l gene encoding limb region 1 homolog-like protein isoform X2: MLFLICVLLFTCLYIVSYLILTHFKKAAEFVTDDIEDATVNKIALWLCTFTLSVAVCAVLLLPISILSNEVLLTFPQSYYMQWLNGSLIHGLWNLVFLFSNLSLVFLMPFTYFFTESEGFAGSKKGVMARVYEAVVLLLLLALLVLGIVWVASAILHDNVARKSLYDLWEYYLPYLYSGISLFGTVLLLLCTPFGLSRMFSVTGSLLVKPRLLEDVEDILSCTSFEEDSLYRKLNTGRTSCWVKLNVEAMKKDYQTVQSKRIALETRRKASAWQRNLGYPLVMLVLLALTVMCVLMVCFNVLELLLDEAALPRGMEDPHLGMASFSMFGSLGAAVQVVLILYLMVSSLVGFYSSPVFTGLLPRAKDTNVTQIIANCMSLLILSSALPVFSRTLGITRFDLLGDFGRYNWLGNFYIVFLYNMLFAGLTSASLIKTVTWAVQRELIRAFGLHKLPLTVSRSAVPFRLLLASGLSKIQ, from the exons ATGCTTTTTTTG ATTTGCGTGCTCCTGTTTACATGCCTTTACATCGTGTCCTACCTCATACTTACCCATTTTAAGAAAGCAGCAGAGTTTGTCACAG aTGATATTGAAGATGCCACAGTCAACAAAATTGC gCTCTGGTTGTGTACATTCACCCTGTCTGTTGCAGTGTGTGCTGTGCTCCTTCTCCCAATCTCTATTCTGTCCAATGAGGTGTTGCTCACCTTCCCACAGAGCTACTACATGCAGTGGCTCAATGGATCTCTTATCCATG GCCTGTGGaatcttgttttccttttctccaATCTGTCCTTGGTCTTCCTCATGCCGTTCACCTACTTCTTCACAGAGTCAGAGGGTTTTGCAGGGTCAAAAAAg ggGGTTATGGCACGAGTATATGAAGCAGTAGTGCTGCTGTTACTGCTGGCGCTTCTTGTTCTGGGCATTGTGTGGGTGGCGTCAGCTATCCTCCACGACAATGTAGCCAGAAAGAGCCTCTACG ACCTGTGGGAGTATTACCTTCCATACTTGTACTCTGGCATTTCTCTCTTTGGAACGGTGCTGCTTTTAT TGTGCACTCCCTTTGGGTTATCCCGAATGTTTAGTGTAACCGGCAGTTTATTGGTCAAACCACGG CTGTTGGAAGATGTAGAAGATATTTTAAGCTGCACCTCATTTGAGGAAGACTCACTTTACAGGAAACTGAACA CTGGCAGGACATCATGCTGGGTCAAGCTGAATGTGGAGGCGATGAAAAAAGATTACCAAACAGTTCAGAGCAAGCGAATCGCTCTCG AAACACGTAGGAAAGCCTCTGCCTGGCAGAGAAACTTGGGATATCCACTGGTCATGCTCGTGCTCCTTGCACTGACG GTGATGTGTGTCCTGATGGTCTGTTTCAATGTGTTGGAGCTTCTCCTGGATGAGGCTGCTTTGCCCAGGGGAATGGAG GACCCTCACCTGGGAATGGCTTCCTTTTCCATGTTTGGCTCACTGGGGGCTGCAGTTCAAGTCGTCCTCATTCT CTACCTGATGGTGTCCTCATTGGTGGGCTTTTACAGTTCCCCCGTCTTCACTGGCCTCCTCCCTCGTGCAAAGGACACCAACGTCACACAA ATTATTGCAAACTGCATGTCACTGCTTATCCTGAGCTCAGCACTGCCAGTATTTTCACGCACGCTTG GAATCACCCGCTTCGATCTGCTGGGAGATTTTGGACGGTATAACTGGCTTGGAAATTTCTACATTGTCTTCCTGTATAACATGCTGTTTGCTGGCCTCACCTCTGCCTCCCTGATCAAGACAGTCACCTGGGCAGTACAGAGAGAGCTCATTCGTGCCTTTG gTCTCCACAAGCTGCCTTTAACCGTGTCACGCTCTGCAGTCCCCTTTAGACTCCTGCTGGCCAGCGGACTGTCTAAAATCCAGTGA
- the lmbr1l gene encoding limb region 1 homolog-like protein isoform X3 yields the protein METDDVSVREQLFHNRVRETIICVLLFTCLYIVSYLILTHFKKAAEFVTDDIEDATVNKIALWLCTFTLSVAVCAVLLLPISILSNEVLLTFPQSYYMQWLNGSLIHGLWNLVFLFSNLSLVFLMPFTYFFTESEGFAGSKKGVMARVYEAVVLLLLLALLVLGIVWVASAILHDNVARKSLYDLWEYYLPYLYSGISLFGTVLLLLCTPFGLSRMFSVTGSLLVKPRLLEDVEDILSCTSFEEDSLYRKLNTGRTSCWVKLNVEAMKKDYQTVQSKRIALETRRKASAWQRNLGYPLVMLVLLALTVMCVLMVCFNVLELLLDEAALPRGMEDPHLGMASFSMFGSLGAAVQVVLILYLMVSSLVGFYSSPVFTGLLPRAKDTNVTQESPASICWEILDGITGLEISTLSSCITCCLLASPLPP from the exons ATGGAAACGGACGACGTGTCGGTTAGAGAGCAACTTTTCCACAACCGCGTCAGGGAGACAATC ATTTGCGTGCTCCTGTTTACATGCCTTTACATCGTGTCCTACCTCATACTTACCCATTTTAAGAAAGCAGCAGAGTTTGTCACAG aTGATATTGAAGATGCCACAGTCAACAAAATTGC gCTCTGGTTGTGTACATTCACCCTGTCTGTTGCAGTGTGTGCTGTGCTCCTTCTCCCAATCTCTATTCTGTCCAATGAGGTGTTGCTCACCTTCCCACAGAGCTACTACATGCAGTGGCTCAATGGATCTCTTATCCATG GCCTGTGGaatcttgttttccttttctccaATCTGTCCTTGGTCTTCCTCATGCCGTTCACCTACTTCTTCACAGAGTCAGAGGGTTTTGCAGGGTCAAAAAAg ggGGTTATGGCACGAGTATATGAAGCAGTAGTGCTGCTGTTACTGCTGGCGCTTCTTGTTCTGGGCATTGTGTGGGTGGCGTCAGCTATCCTCCACGACAATGTAGCCAGAAAGAGCCTCTACG ACCTGTGGGAGTATTACCTTCCATACTTGTACTCTGGCATTTCTCTCTTTGGAACGGTGCTGCTTTTAT TGTGCACTCCCTTTGGGTTATCCCGAATGTTTAGTGTAACCGGCAGTTTATTGGTCAAACCACGG CTGTTGGAAGATGTAGAAGATATTTTAAGCTGCACCTCATTTGAGGAAGACTCACTTTACAGGAAACTGAACA CTGGCAGGACATCATGCTGGGTCAAGCTGAATGTGGAGGCGATGAAAAAAGATTACCAAACAGTTCAGAGCAAGCGAATCGCTCTCG AAACACGTAGGAAAGCCTCTGCCTGGCAGAGAAACTTGGGATATCCACTGGTCATGCTCGTGCTCCTTGCACTGACG GTGATGTGTGTCCTGATGGTCTGTTTCAATGTGTTGGAGCTTCTCCTGGATGAGGCTGCTTTGCCCAGGGGAATGGAG GACCCTCACCTGGGAATGGCTTCCTTTTCCATGTTTGGCTCACTGGGGGCTGCAGTTCAAGTCGTCCTCATTCT CTACCTGATGGTGTCCTCATTGGTGGGCTTTTACAGTTCCCCCGTCTTCACTGGCCTCCTCCCTCGTGCAAAGGACACCAACGTCACACAA GAATCACCCGCTTCGATCTGCTGGGAGATTTTGGACGGTATAACTGGCTTGGAAATTTCTACATTGTCTTCCTGTATAACATGCTGTTTGCTGGCCTCACCTCTGCCTCCCTGA
- the dnajc22 gene encoding dnaJ homolog subfamily C member 22, which translates to MAKRLMVTYVLWAVGGPLGLHHLYLGRDSHALLWMVTLGGFGFGWAREVLRIPAYVREANQDTEKRRKRSPSMVPPPVSPVRFAGQVCVGIYFGTIALIGLNSLKFFYLIVLPLSVGAGVHLVSIAGHQTSNLQKTLTTCLLISPLFYGSTLSPLPISLAASVTAAQYRGFKTLETFGHTQELGPRLYRLGLAWLAFSAPVGYCVFHNTTATLYYLSDCVAALLDVFWFLPWLRNVLEYILLIPYRFFCFLTGGGYYEETWRRVLQILLHEYTEREIEALQLLSLEAEASPEDITRSYRELAKTWHPDHNPSKDAEAMFMKIHEAYEILLQRHRPKRFK; encoded by the exons ATGGCTAAAAGATTAATGGTAACATATGTCCTGTGGGCAGTAGGTGGGCCTTTGGGCCTTCATCATTTGTATTTAGGGAGAGACAGTCATGCTCTGTTGTGGATGGTAACCTTGGGTGGATTTGGGTTTGGCTGGGCCAGAGAGGTCTTACGTATTCCTGCATATGTTCGTGAGGCCAATCAAGATacagagaaaaggagaaaaagatctCCCTCGATGGTCCCACCACCTGTGAGTCCTGTCAGGTTCGctggacaggtgtgtgttggaATCTACTTTGGCACCATTGCTCTGATTGGACTGAACTCTCTTAAGTTCTTCTATTTGATTGTTCTGCCTTTATCTGTGGGTGCAGGGGTACATCTGGTATCTATTGCTGGCCACCAGACATCAAATCTCCAAAAAACATTGACTACTTGTCTCTTAATTTCCCCATTATTTTACGGCAGTACATTATCTCCTCTGCCTATAAGCCTGGCTGCCAGCGTCACTGCTGCACAGTACCGTGGTTTCAAAACTCTAGAAACATTTGGTCACACGCAGGAACTAG GTCCACGGCTTTACAGGCTTGGTCTAGCCTGGCTAGCTTTCTCTGCTCCAGTGGGTTACTGTGTTTTCCATAACACAACAGCCACACTCTACTACCTGTCTGACTGTGTAGCAGCACTGCTGGATGTTTTCTGGTTTCTTCCTTGGCTCAGAAATGTGCTGGAGTACATTCTTTTAATACCATATcggttcttctgttttctcacTGGAGGGGGTTATTATGAAGAGACTTGGAGAAGGGTGCTACAAATATTACTCCATGAGTACACTGAAAGAGAAATTGAGGCACTGCAG TTATTGTCACTGGAAGCAGAGGCCTCTCCTGAAGATATAACTCGCAGCTATAGGGAGCTGGCTAAGACATGGCATCCAGACCACAACCCCAGCAAGGATGCTGAGGCAATGTTCATGAAGATCCATGAGGCGTATGAGATCCTTCTCCAACGACACAGACCCAAGAGATTCAAATAG